The following are encoded together in the Proteiniphilum saccharofermentans genome:
- the mfd gene encoding transcription-repair coupling factor has translation MVETIDIGQLQQVIGKHPNLAAAGSLLKEIQVLSVTGLHGSSRALFAGELFHKQPQTYLYILNDAETAGYFYHDLTQMMGSVDVLFFPSAYKRAAKYGQIDRANEVLRAGVLSRLQDGSGPLIIVSYPDALAEKTVSRKQLVENTLKVSIGDRVDSAFVSEVLDSQGFLITDYVYEPGQYAVRGSILDVFSFSSEYPYRIDFFGDEVETIRNFDVETQLSKEKFNEIRIVPEFGRADSKGASLFSLLPAGSVIGTEDMRWIASRVESINEDKLHIDPKDEEFVKAELLLKKDFLESIRPFRQIRFDTKMLDTPDAGIEFNTSMQPPYHKNFDLLGESLHRFMDEGYTIYILSDSEKQQKRLFHIFEDRNDPIPFIPVNKTLHEGFSDDTLKICCFTDHQIFDRFHKYNLKSDKARSGKIALTLKEINQLQQGDYVVHMDHGIGRFSGLVRLRIGDKVQEVIKLLYKNNDAVFVSIHSLHKISKYKGKEGEEPQLNKLGSGAWERVKERTKKKIKDIARDLIKLYAQRQQEKGFAFSKDTYLQTELEASFMYEDTPDQVKATRDVKADMQSGRPMDRLVCGDVGFGKTEIAIRAAFKAATDGKQTAVLVPTTVLATQHYHTFSERLADFPVKVDYLSRARSAKEQKEILLRLKEGKIDILIGTHRLVGKDVEFKDLGLLIIDEEQKFGVSVKEKLKQLKVNVDTLTMTATPIPRTLQFSLMGSRDLSTIGTPPPNRYPIQTEVHTFDMELVRDAVNFELNRNGQLFIVNNRIKNIYELEALIKREMPGVRVAVGHGQMDPKKLESVIADFINHEQDVLIATTIIESGIDMPNVNTIIVMDAQNFGLSDLHQLRGRVGRSNRKAFCYLLAPPFYMLSSDSRRRLQAIENFAELGSGLHIAMQDLDIRGAGNLLGAEQSGFIADLGYETYQKILAEAVQELRKDEFAELYDTQHERAEAYDFVDDVLVESDLELMFPVDYIPNDAERVGIYREMDNIESETEIMDFMKRLEDRFGRIPAQGRELIRIVRLRRIAKSLGIEKVVLKNGQMTLFLISNPESPYYSSPVFDQLLDFVQKHPRRCRLQEKGNKRSVAISHVETVETSVALLEGIGKEETMPV, from the coding sequence ATGGTTGAAACAATTGACATTGGCCAATTACAACAGGTGATTGGAAAGCATCCCAACCTGGCGGCTGCAGGCTCACTGCTGAAAGAGATCCAAGTCTTATCAGTGACGGGTTTGCACGGCTCTTCCCGTGCTTTATTTGCAGGGGAATTATTCCACAAACAACCACAGACTTACCTTTATATTTTAAATGACGCGGAGACCGCAGGCTATTTCTATCATGACCTGACCCAAATGATGGGTTCGGTTGATGTGCTCTTTTTCCCTTCGGCCTACAAGCGGGCAGCTAAGTACGGGCAGATAGACCGTGCTAACGAGGTACTTCGTGCAGGTGTTTTAAGCCGCCTGCAGGATGGTTCCGGCCCATTGATCATTGTCAGTTATCCTGACGCATTGGCAGAGAAAACCGTTTCCCGTAAACAACTGGTGGAAAATACGCTGAAAGTGTCGATAGGAGACCGGGTCGACAGTGCTTTCGTGAGTGAAGTGCTGGATAGCCAGGGTTTCCTGATCACCGATTACGTGTATGAGCCGGGACAGTATGCCGTGCGGGGTAGTATCCTCGATGTCTTCTCTTTTTCAAGTGAATACCCTTATCGTATCGATTTCTTCGGGGATGAGGTGGAGACCATTCGTAACTTCGATGTTGAAACACAGCTTTCGAAAGAGAAATTCAATGAGATTCGTATTGTTCCTGAATTCGGGCGTGCTGATTCTAAAGGGGCGTCGCTGTTTAGCCTTCTTCCCGCCGGGTCGGTGATCGGCACGGAAGATATGCGCTGGATTGCAAGCCGGGTAGAATCGATCAACGAAGATAAACTGCACATAGATCCCAAGGATGAGGAATTTGTGAAAGCAGAACTGCTCTTGAAAAAGGATTTTCTGGAGAGTATCCGCCCGTTCCGGCAGATACGTTTCGATACCAAGATGTTAGATACCCCCGATGCCGGTATCGAATTCAATACATCAATGCAGCCTCCCTATCACAAGAATTTCGATTTGCTGGGCGAATCGTTGCACCGTTTTATGGATGAGGGATATACAATTTATATTTTGAGCGACAGTGAGAAGCAACAGAAGAGGCTTTTCCATATTTTCGAGGATCGTAATGATCCCATCCCTTTTATACCGGTCAACAAAACGTTGCATGAAGGATTTTCTGATGATACATTAAAAATATGTTGCTTTACCGATCATCAGATTTTCGACCGCTTTCATAAATATAACCTCAAGTCCGACAAGGCTCGTTCAGGCAAGATCGCCCTGACTCTTAAGGAGATCAACCAACTTCAACAGGGTGATTACGTGGTGCATATGGACCATGGTATCGGCCGGTTTTCCGGGCTGGTACGCCTTCGCATCGGCGACAAGGTACAAGAGGTTATCAAACTTCTCTATAAGAATAATGACGCGGTATTCGTTTCCATTCATTCCCTGCATAAGATATCGAAGTACAAAGGTAAGGAGGGAGAGGAGCCGCAACTGAATAAACTGGGCTCCGGAGCATGGGAGCGGGTGAAAGAGAGGACTAAAAAGAAGATCAAAGATATTGCCCGCGACCTGATCAAACTGTATGCCCAACGTCAACAGGAGAAGGGGTTTGCTTTTTCGAAAGATACTTACCTGCAGACAGAGTTGGAAGCATCGTTTATGTATGAAGATACGCCCGACCAGGTAAAAGCAACCCGCGACGTGAAAGCCGATATGCAGAGCGGGCGACCTATGGACAGGCTGGTCTGTGGAGATGTAGGTTTCGGTAAGACCGAAATAGCTATCCGTGCTGCCTTTAAAGCGGCAACCGACGGGAAACAGACGGCTGTGTTGGTGCCAACCACGGTGTTGGCAACCCAGCATTACCATACTTTCAGCGAACGGCTAGCCGATTTCCCGGTGAAGGTGGATTACCTGAGCCGCGCCCGTTCGGCGAAAGAGCAAAAAGAAATCCTCCTCCGGTTAAAGGAGGGAAAGATCGATATCCTTATCGGTACGCACCGCTTGGTAGGAAAAGATGTGGAATTTAAAGACCTGGGGTTGCTGATCATCGACGAGGAACAGAAATTCGGAGTATCCGTCAAAGAAAAGCTCAAGCAATTGAAGGTGAATGTAGATACGCTCACCATGACGGCTACGCCCATCCCCCGTACGCTGCAATTCTCACTGATGGGATCACGCGACCTCTCTACCATCGGAACACCCCCTCCTAACCGTTACCCCATACAGACGGAGGTACATACGTTCGATATGGAACTTGTCCGTGATGCTGTCAATTTTGAGTTGAACCGGAATGGACAGCTGTTTATCGTGAATAACCGCATCAAAAATATTTATGAACTGGAGGCCCTGATCAAAAGGGAGATGCCGGGCGTCCGTGTAGCAGTGGGCCATGGACAGATGGATCCGAAGAAACTGGAAAGTGTTATTGCCGATTTCATCAACCATGAACAGGATGTGCTGATCGCTACCACTATCATAGAATCGGGTATCGATATGCCCAACGTGAATACAATTATAGTGATGGATGCCCAAAATTTTGGACTGAGTGACCTGCACCAGTTGCGTGGCAGGGTGGGACGAAGTAACCGTAAGGCATTCTGTTATCTGCTGGCGCCGCCGTTTTATATGTTAAGCAGTGATTCGCGGAGACGTTTGCAGGCAATTGAAAATTTTGCGGAATTGGGCAGTGGTCTCCATATCGCCATGCAGGATTTGGATATCCGTGGTGCCGGGAACCTTTTGGGAGCCGAGCAGAGCGGATTTATTGCCGACCTGGGATATGAAACATACCAGAAAATACTGGCAGAAGCTGTACAAGAATTGCGAAAAGACGAATTTGCAGAACTGTACGATACACAGCATGAGAGGGCAGAGGCGTATGATTTCGTGGATGACGTGTTGGTGGAGAGCGATCTGGAGTTGATGTTCCCGGTGGACTATATTCCGAACGATGCGGAACGTGTGGGCATCTATCGTGAAATGGATAATATCGAGTCCGAAACGGAGATCATGGACTTTATGAAACGACTCGAAGACCGCTTCGGAAGAATTCCGGCACAGGGCAGGGAGCTTATACGTATTGTCCGGCTTCGCCGTATTGCCAAGTCATTGGGTATAGAGAAGGTGGTGCTGAAAAACGGACAGATGACCCTCTTCCTGATCTCTAATCCCGAATCGCCCTATTACAGTTCGCCGGTATTCGACCAGTTGTTGGATTTCGTACAGAAACACCCACGCCGTTGCCGTTTACAGGAAAAAGGCAATAAGCGGTCGGTGGCGATCAGCCATGTTGAAACGGTGGAGACATCTGTCGCTTTGTTGGAAGGGATCGGAAAAGAAGAAACGATGCCGGTTTAG
- a CDS encoding glycogen/starch synthase codes for MEIDARHTPDYLFEASWEVCNKVGGIYTVLSTRANILQKTYKDRVFFIGPDVWGEQESPWFKEDKKLFGSWCDYASRNQHLPIRIGRWKIPGEPIVFLIKFDAFFEKQNDIYAEMWMDYGVDSIAAYGDYHEATMFAYATGVVIESFYRFHHLEAENVIAHFNEWMTGAAALYIKKHVPKIATLFTTHATSIGRSIAGNNLPLYDHLERYNGDQMARQLNMAAKHSIEKKAAHNVDCFTTVSDITAAECAQLLQRLPDIVTPNGFEKDFIPKGVNHSRARKKARKVLLNVAEKMVGHTIHPDALLIATSGRYEYKNKGIDVFIDAMNLLRKMPELTKDVIAFIMVPGWVKGPRKNLQERLSSGEPLSTGNCPFITHELVEPQHDMVMNQIRRLGFCNDERERVKIIFVPSYLNGDDGIFNLPYYDLLIGLDMTVFPSYYEPWGYTPHESVAFSVPTITTTLAGFGVWAKKEGDRKEGINDGIEVIYRNDGNYTEVAEEIAALVHELSLKSNEQVKILKQSAAALADMADWGHFIRYYKEAYSKALHNSFVRLSYPYKLKTE; via the coding sequence ATGGAGATAGATGCCAGGCACACACCTGACTACCTCTTCGAGGCCAGTTGGGAAGTGTGTAACAAAGTGGGCGGAATTTATACCGTCCTATCCACACGGGCCAATATTCTACAGAAAACTTATAAAGACCGCGTATTTTTCATTGGACCCGATGTGTGGGGAGAACAGGAAAGCCCCTGGTTCAAGGAAGATAAGAAGCTCTTTGGGTCATGGTGCGATTACGCATCACGCAACCAACATCTACCTATCCGTATTGGGCGGTGGAAGATACCCGGAGAACCTATTGTTTTTTTAATAAAGTTCGATGCATTCTTCGAAAAGCAGAATGACATCTACGCGGAAATGTGGATGGATTACGGCGTTGACTCGATAGCAGCTTATGGCGACTATCACGAAGCGACCATGTTTGCCTATGCTACAGGAGTGGTTATTGAAAGTTTTTACCGCTTTCATCACCTTGAGGCGGAGAATGTGATCGCCCATTTCAATGAGTGGATGACAGGCGCGGCAGCCCTTTATATCAAGAAACATGTTCCCAAGATTGCCACCCTCTTCACCACCCATGCTACCTCCATCGGTCGCTCCATTGCCGGCAACAACCTCCCACTGTACGATCATCTTGAAAGATACAACGGGGACCAGATGGCACGCCAGTTGAATATGGCTGCCAAGCATTCTATTGAGAAAAAGGCGGCACATAATGTCGATTGTTTCACTACAGTGAGTGATATTACCGCTGCGGAATGCGCACAACTGTTGCAACGGTTACCCGACATAGTCACACCCAACGGATTTGAAAAAGATTTTATACCCAAGGGGGTTAATCACAGCCGGGCAAGGAAGAAAGCACGAAAGGTGCTGCTCAATGTCGCCGAAAAGATGGTGGGGCATACCATCCATCCTGACGCATTGCTGATTGCCACCAGTGGCAGGTATGAATACAAAAACAAAGGTATCGATGTGTTTATCGATGCAATGAACCTGCTCCGGAAAATGCCGGAACTGACAAAGGATGTTATTGCCTTTATCATGGTACCCGGATGGGTAAAAGGGCCGCGTAAAAATCTTCAGGAACGCCTCTCCTCCGGGGAACCGTTATCAACCGGAAATTGCCCCTTTATCACCCATGAGCTGGTAGAACCACAGCACGACATGGTAATGAACCAGATCAGGCGTTTGGGATTCTGTAATGACGAGAGGGAGAGAGTAAAGATCATCTTCGTGCCTTCTTATCTGAATGGTGATGACGGGATTTTCAATCTTCCCTATTACGACCTGTTGATCGGGCTCGATATGACCGTCTTTCCATCCTATTACGAGCCATGGGGTTACACACCGCATGAAAGTGTCGCCTTTTCTGTCCCTACCATCACCACAACCTTGGCAGGATTCGGTGTCTGGGCTAAAAAAGAGGGTGACAGGAAAGAGGGAATAAATGATGGTATTGAAGTAATTTACCGCAATGATGGGAATTATACGGAGGTGGCAGAGGAGATTGCCGCACTTGTACACGAGTTGTCACTAAAGAGCAACGAGCAGGTGAAAATATTAAAGCAAAGTGCGGCTGCACTGGCTGATATGGCAGACTGGGGACACTTCATTCGTTATTATAAGGAAGCTTATAGCAAAGCATTGCATAACTCATTTGTCAGATTATCGTATCCTTATAAACTTAAAACAGAATAA
- the glgP gene encoding alpha-glucan family phosphorylase, whose translation MIIQSSHSNTPVWKDIHVHAELPEQLRPLEEIAHNLWWVWNEEAKAIFEILDPQEWEKSGKNPVVLLQNLRSEATEKALNNNELLGRIQRAYRSFKNYMSVPHDNERPSVAYFSMEYGLSHVLKIYSGGLGILAGDYLKEASDSNVNMTAVGFLYRYGYFTQTLSIDGQQIANYEAQNFGNLPITQVMNEDGSPMILEVPFHDRPIYSHVWKVAVGRINLYLMDTDLEYNSEYDRPITHQLYGGDWENRMKQEFLLGVGGILLLKKLGIRKDVYHMNEGHAAFINIQRLHDYVIEEGLSFQEALEVVRASSLYTVHTPVPAGHDYFDEPLISKYMSPMIQSIGIPWRQFMDMGRDNPGSHEKFSMSVFALNTAQEANGVSKLHGSVSQKMFQPVWKGYFPEELHVGYVTNGVHLPSWATSSVKALYEKYFGESFYKDQSNTDIWKNIYNVSDDELWKLRMHLKKKLVDYIQVEFKEGWLKNQAAPSRIMNMLEEVNPNALLIGFSRRFATYKRAHLLFTDLDRLSKIVNNPKYPVQFIFAGKAHPADGGGQGLIKQIVEISRRPEFLGKIIFLENYDMRLAKRLVSGVDIWLNTPTRAQEASGTSGEKAEMNGVLNLSVLDGWWYEGYKEGAGWALTDERTYDNQHYQDELDASTIYSLLENEIVPLYYAHNSNGYSHEWIQYIKKSMAEIAPHFTTKRMMDDYFDRFYNKLAKRSHLLQENGYAKAKEIVKWKIDTVSKWDHLEVVKLEFNPNQKANFNNGHNEVYGQVVIDRKDMKCDLGVECVVVDHDTMNNEPQFVQSYELDLVKTEGSLLYFEARKALNDPGTHQYGLRVYPKNADLPHRMDFAYMRWI comes from the coding sequence ATGATTATCCAATCAAGTCATTCAAACACACCGGTTTGGAAAGATATCCACGTACATGCAGAATTGCCTGAGCAATTGCGTCCTCTGGAAGAGATCGCCCATAATTTGTGGTGGGTATGGAATGAAGAGGCGAAAGCCATATTTGAGATATTAGACCCGCAGGAGTGGGAAAAGAGCGGAAAAAATCCGGTGGTATTATTACAGAATCTGCGTTCTGAAGCCACTGAAAAAGCATTGAACAACAATGAACTTTTAGGACGTATTCAACGTGCCTATAGGTCATTCAAAAATTATATGAGTGTCCCTCATGACAATGAGCGACCAAGCGTGGCCTACTTCAGCATGGAATATGGCCTGTCACATGTATTGAAAATCTATTCCGGCGGTTTGGGTATCCTGGCCGGTGATTATCTAAAGGAGGCGAGCGACAGTAATGTAAATATGACTGCGGTAGGATTTCTCTATCGCTACGGATATTTTACGCAAACCCTCTCTATAGACGGTCAGCAGATTGCCAATTACGAAGCCCAAAACTTCGGAAATCTCCCCATCACCCAGGTGATGAATGAAGATGGATCACCCATGATCCTCGAAGTACCCTTCCATGACCGCCCTATTTATTCACATGTATGGAAGGTGGCGGTAGGACGCATCAATCTCTACCTGATGGATACCGATTTGGAATATAACAGTGAGTACGACCGGCCTATCACCCATCAGTTATATGGAGGCGACTGGGAGAACCGTATGAAACAGGAGTTCTTACTCGGTGTCGGCGGTATATTGTTATTAAAGAAATTGGGGATCCGTAAGGATGTATACCACATGAACGAAGGCCATGCAGCTTTCATCAACATCCAGCGTCTGCATGATTATGTGATTGAAGAAGGCCTTTCCTTCCAGGAAGCACTGGAGGTGGTACGTGCATCTTCACTCTACACAGTACATACGCCGGTACCGGCAGGGCACGACTATTTCGACGAGCCGCTGATTTCCAAGTATATGTCGCCAATGATTCAAAGCATCGGTATCCCCTGGCGGCAATTCATGGATATGGGACGCGACAATCCCGGATCACATGAAAAATTCTCCATGAGCGTATTTGCATTGAATACCGCACAAGAAGCCAACGGAGTAAGCAAACTCCATGGAAGCGTTTCACAAAAGATGTTCCAGCCGGTATGGAAAGGTTATTTCCCTGAGGAATTGCATGTAGGTTATGTGACCAACGGCGTCCATCTGCCCAGTTGGGCCACTTCCTCGGTAAAAGCGCTTTACGAAAAGTATTTCGGCGAATCGTTTTACAAAGACCAGTCAAATACCGACATCTGGAAAAATATTTATAATGTGAGCGACGACGAACTGTGGAAGCTCCGCATGCATCTAAAAAAGAAACTGGTTGATTATATCCAGGTAGAGTTCAAAGAGGGATGGCTCAAAAACCAGGCTGCTCCTTCAAGGATTATGAATATGCTGGAAGAGGTCAATCCCAATGCACTATTGATCGGGTTCTCCAGACGTTTTGCCACTTATAAGCGGGCACATCTATTGTTTACCGATCTTGACCGCTTGTCGAAAATCGTAAATAACCCCAAATACCCGGTACAGTTCATTTTTGCCGGTAAAGCGCATCCGGCCGATGGAGGCGGGCAAGGGTTAATCAAACAGATCGTGGAGATATCACGTCGTCCCGAGTTCCTGGGTAAGATCATCTTCCTTGAGAATTATGATATGCGTTTGGCCAAACGTCTTGTCTCCGGTGTGGATATCTGGCTGAATACCCCTACCCGTGCACAGGAAGCATCCGGAACATCCGGCGAGAAAGCGGAAATGAACGGTGTGTTGAACCTGTCGGTACTCGACGGATGGTGGTATGAAGGTTACAAAGAGGGTGCCGGCTGGGCGTTGACCGACGAAAGGACTTACGACAACCAACATTACCAGGATGAACTGGATGCCTCTACCATCTACTCTCTACTTGAAAACGAAATCGTTCCGCTCTATTATGCGCATAACAGCAATGGCTACTCGCACGAGTGGATACAATACATCAAGAAGTCGATGGCAGAAATAGCGCCCCACTTCACTACCAAACGCATGATGGATGATTATTTCGACCGTTTCTACAACAAATTGGCTAAACGTTCGCACCTGCTTCAGGAGAACGGCTACGCGAAAGCCAAAGAGATCGTGAAATGGAAAATAGATACAGTATCGAAGTGGGATCACCTTGAGGTAGTCAAATTAGAATTCAATCCCAATCAGAAGGCCAATTTCAACAATGGGCACAACGAAGTCTACGGACAGGTTGTAATCGACAGAAAAGATATGAAATGCGATCTGGGTGTTGAATGTGTAGTGGTAGACCACGATACGATGAATAATGAACCTCAGTTTGTACAGTCATATGAGCTCGATCTTGTCAAGACCGAAGGATCACTGCTTTATTTCGAAGCACGCAAAGCGTTGAACGATCCGGGTACGCACCAGTATGGCTTGCGGGTATATCCCAAGAATGCCGATTTACCCCACAGAATGGATTTCGCATATATGCGTTGGATATAA
- a CDS encoding helix-turn-helix domain-containing protein: MDVNTINKEDVRKYLLTDVASCTFTFSDGLKSRVNPSPESEIVLVKFIPRASKSKRFEDSVLNNYSKARNMNQLAKLCKYDCIRTFARHFKKCFGQTPYQWMLDRKMEEIQSLVLNSDISITEISRMYDFRSVSHLVNAYSKRFGISPYRSRFSNAI, from the coding sequence ATGGACGTTAACACAATAAACAAAGAAGACGTCCGCAAATATTTGCTGACCGATGTGGCATCATGTACATTTACTTTCTCCGATGGATTGAAGAGCCGGGTAAATCCATCGCCCGAGAGTGAGATTGTGCTGGTGAAGTTTATTCCGCGTGCATCAAAATCAAAACGGTTTGAGGATAGTGTGCTGAATAACTACTCGAAGGCCAGGAACATGAATCAACTTGCCAAGCTGTGTAAATATGATTGCATAAGGACTTTTGCACGCCATTTCAAGAAATGTTTCGGACAGACACCCTATCAATGGATGCTCGATCGGAAAATGGAGGAGATACAATCCCTGGTACTCAATTCAGATATCAGTATTACCGAGATATCCAGGATGTATGACTTCAGAAGCGTGTCGCATTTAGTGAATGCATATAGTAAGAGATTTGGTATTTCACCGTATAGAAGCCGGTTCTCGAATGCTATCTGA
- a CDS encoding helix-turn-helix domain-containing protein produces the protein MDTTTTINKEDVRKYLLTDVASCTFTFSDGLKSRVNPSPESEIVLVKFIPRASRSKRFEDSVLSNYSNARNMNELAKLCKYDCLRTFTRHFKKCFGQTPYQWMLDRKMEEIQSLVLNSDISITEISRMYDFKSVSHLVNAYSKRFGISPHRSRLSNAI, from the coding sequence ATGGATACTACTACTACAATAAACAAAGAAGACGTCCGCAAATATTTGCTGACCGATGTGGCATCATGTACATTTACTTTTTCAGACGGTTTGAAGAGCCGGGTAAATCCATCGCCCGAGAGTGAAATTGTGCTGGTGAAGTTTATTCCGCGTGCATCAAGGTCAAAACGGTTTGAGGATAGCGTATTGAGTAACTATTCGAACGCCAGGAATATGAATGAACTTGCAAAATTGTGTAAATATGATTGTTTAAGGACATTTACGCGCCATTTCAAGAAATGTTTCGGACAGACACCCTATCAATGGATGCTCGACCGGAAAATGGAGGAGATACAATCCCTGGTACTCAATTCAGATATCAGTATTACCGAGATATCCAGGATGTATGACTTTAAAAGCGTATCGCATTTAGTGAATGCATATAGTAAGAGATTTGGTATTTCACCGCATAGAAGCAGATTATCGAATGCTATCTGA